A DNA window from Chlamydia felis Fe/C-56 contains the following coding sequences:
- the rpoN gene encoding RNA polymerase factor sigma-54, with product MFQQHQKLSLNYLPSLRMQQGLQMLQSPITELSSYVLQQIIHNPFFDLSSLEEEEWSACSPLSSVDASYSRPESLFSHLLTQVQQTFDHAEDLLIAQHIIGNLSDQGLLLSPPEDLSLQLEVPLDSIHVVWQTIQHFHPLGIASPSLQDYWLLHLEGSSHQLAYKIIKEHYALLINCNFLRIAKKCRCTPADLKQALKNALATIPWCPAEGYASLSSTQPALPDVYVTKKQQGWEIQISSRGLPPIKLNSEVFHIYEQLPREEKKNLTQQILSAKWLIKNLRKREQTLFSIIEKILPHQEGFLLGKTSSPKPLSVKQLSEDLSYHESTIFRAIENKKLAAPIGIIPMKLLFPRAASDDSHSKETILQWIHQWITSETTPLSDSDISERISKHGIQCARRTVAKYRAQLKILPAHKRKTCSRM from the coding sequence ATGTTTCAGCAACATCAAAAGCTTTCTTTAAACTACCTTCCCTCGCTGCGTATGCAGCAGGGACTGCAAATGTTGCAATCACCAATTACAGAGCTCTCCTCTTACGTACTTCAACAAATCATTCATAATCCTTTTTTTGACCTTTCATCTCTAGAAGAGGAAGAATGGTCGGCATGTTCTCCGTTATCTTCCGTAGACGCCTCGTATTCCCGTCCAGAATCCTTATTTTCCCATCTTCTTACTCAAGTACAGCAAACGTTTGATCATGCTGAAGATTTGCTTATTGCTCAGCACATTATAGGAAACTTATCAGATCAAGGACTGCTTCTTTCTCCTCCTGAAGACTTGTCTTTACAACTAGAAGTTCCTTTAGATTCTATCCATGTAGTTTGGCAAACAATTCAACATTTTCATCCTTTAGGGATCGCCTCCCCCTCTCTACAAGACTATTGGCTATTACATTTAGAAGGTTCGTCACACCAGCTTGCTTATAAGATTATCAAAGAACACTATGCTCTTTTGATTAACTGTAACTTTCTACGCATAGCAAAGAAATGTCGCTGCACGCCTGCCGATCTAAAACAAGCGCTTAAAAATGCCTTAGCGACTATACCTTGGTGTCCTGCAGAAGGCTACGCATCTTTATCTAGCACTCAGCCCGCTCTTCCCGATGTTTATGTCACTAAAAAACAACAGGGTTGGGAAATTCAAATTAGCTCCAGAGGTCTACCCCCTATAAAACTTAACAGCGAAGTCTTTCATATTTACGAACAGCTGCCCAGAGAAGAGAAAAAAAACCTCACCCAACAAATTCTTTCTGCTAAATGGCTCATCAAAAACTTAAGAAAACGCGAACAGACTTTATTTTCTATCATTGAGAAAATCCTCCCGCATCAAGAAGGCTTCCTTCTTGGCAAGACATCTTCTCCCAAACCTCTATCTGTAAAACAGCTTTCCGAAGATCTATCGTATCATGAATCTACGATATTTCGTGCCATAGAAAATAAAAAGTTAGCAGCTCCTATCGGGATTATTCCAATGAAGCTGCTTTTCCCTCGCGCCGCCAGTGATGATTCCCATTCTAAAGAAACAATTCTGCAATGGATTCATCAATGGATAACATCAGAAACAACCCCATTATCAGATTCGGATATTAGCGAACGCATTTCAAAACATGGAATCCAATGCGCCCGTCGTACAGTAGCAAAATACCGAGCACAATTAAAGATTCTCCCTGCCCATAAAAGGAAAACATGTTCCCGAATGTAA
- a CDS encoding ATP-dependent helicase produces the protein MLTLELNEAQIAAVTAPLSPVLVLAGAGAGKTRVVTCRILHLIKEGIAPREILAVTFTNKAAKELKERILHQCPQVSGADIPMVCTFHSLGVFILRRSIQALNRENNFIIYDQSDTDKLLKQCLQKFNLKKTLSSSIQYHISQAKNRLLYPEDLDPEEYVDPVVSIYKEYQQRLKETNALDFDDLLFLTVKLFKDFPEVKKEYSELWKALLIDEYQDTNHAQYMMAQTIAGKHQNIFAVGDPDQSIYSWRGANIHNILNFEQDYPQARVLRLEENYRSYGNILNAANALIQNNASRLKKNLRSVKGPGEKIRVFLGKTDKDEAEFVASEIYRLHKRSNIPLRDFCIFYRTNFQSRTFEDALLRRRIPYEILGGLSFYKRKEIQDILAFLRMFTAKCDVVAFDRTVNLPKRGLGPSAISSLIDYALTNNLPILEACRNALETHSVKLSKKQQEGLWSYLSIFQQLERAYTLPLNEFVIATIRITGYLQVLKEDPDTFEDRKSNLDELASKTFEWEQQNTEGTLESFLDDLALKSSTDETELIADRVNLMTIHNGKGLEFRIAFVVGLEENLFPHANSKGNYENLEEERRLCYVGITRAQDLLYLTAAQTRFLWGTVRVMKPSRFLKEIPRDYLIQVH, from the coding sequence ATGCTTACTTTAGAATTAAACGAAGCACAAATTGCTGCAGTTACCGCTCCTCTAAGTCCTGTTCTCGTTCTAGCAGGAGCTGGAGCTGGGAAAACTCGCGTGGTCACATGTCGCATTCTTCATTTAATTAAAGAAGGCATTGCCCCTCGAGAAATTCTTGCTGTCACCTTTACAAACAAGGCCGCTAAAGAACTTAAAGAACGTATTTTACATCAATGCCCTCAAGTTTCTGGTGCGGACATTCCCATGGTGTGCACCTTCCACAGCTTGGGCGTGTTTATTCTACGACGCTCTATACAAGCTTTAAATAGGGAAAATAATTTCATTATTTATGATCAAAGCGATACTGATAAACTTCTCAAGCAATGTTTACAAAAATTTAATCTAAAAAAAACTCTAAGTAGTTCCATACAATATCATATATCTCAAGCAAAAAACCGCTTGCTCTACCCTGAAGACTTAGATCCCGAGGAGTATGTTGACCCTGTGGTTTCTATTTATAAAGAATACCAACAACGCTTAAAAGAAACTAATGCCTTAGATTTTGACGATCTTTTATTCCTCACAGTAAAGCTATTTAAAGATTTCCCTGAAGTCAAAAAGGAATATAGCGAATTATGGAAAGCCCTTCTTATTGATGAGTATCAAGATACCAACCATGCACAGTATATGATGGCTCAGACAATAGCAGGAAAGCATCAAAATATATTTGCAGTAGGAGATCCCGACCAATCTATTTATTCTTGGCGAGGGGCGAATATCCATAACATTTTAAACTTTGAACAAGATTATCCCCAAGCTCGTGTCCTACGTCTAGAAGAAAACTATCGTAGCTATGGGAACATTCTTAATGCTGCTAATGCCTTAATTCAAAATAACGCATCGAGATTAAAGAAAAATCTACGCAGTGTGAAAGGCCCTGGAGAAAAAATTCGAGTATTCTTAGGAAAAACGGATAAAGACGAAGCTGAGTTTGTCGCAAGTGAAATTTACCGTCTTCATAAAAGATCTAACATCCCTTTAAGAGACTTTTGTATCTTTTATAGAACAAACTTCCAATCTCGAACTTTTGAAGACGCCTTGTTACGCAGACGCATTCCTTATGAGATCCTCGGGGGACTCTCGTTTTACAAACGTAAGGAAATTCAAGATATCCTAGCATTTCTAAGAATGTTTACAGCCAAATGTGATGTCGTTGCCTTCGATAGAACAGTAAATCTCCCCAAGCGAGGTTTAGGTCCTTCGGCAATTTCTTCTTTGATTGACTATGCCCTTACAAATAATTTACCTATTTTAGAAGCATGTAGAAATGCTTTAGAAACTCATTCTGTAAAGCTATCTAAGAAGCAACAAGAAGGTCTTTGGAGTTATCTAAGCATTTTCCAACAACTTGAACGTGCTTATACACTTCCTCTTAATGAGTTTGTTATCGCTACAATAAGAATCACTGGATACCTTCAAGTACTAAAAGAAGATCCCGATACTTTCGAAGATCGAAAAAGCAACCTCGATGAACTTGCATCAAAAACTTTCGAATGGGAACAACAAAATACAGAGGGAACTTTAGAAAGCTTCTTAGATGACCTGGCTTTAAAAAGTTCTACGGACGAAACAGAACTCATTGCAGATCGCGTGAATCTCATGACGATTCATAATGGTAAGGGGTTAGAATTTCGTATAGCCTTTGTTGTAGGATTAGAAGAAAATCTCTTCCCGCATGCAAACTCTAAAGGAAATTATGAAAATCTTGAAGAAGAACGACGCCTGTGCTACGTAGGAATCACTAGAGCCCAAGATCTCCTTTATTTAACTGCAGCGCAAACTCGTTTTCTTTGGGGCACAGTTCGTGTCATGAAACCGAGCCGTTTTCTTAAGGAAATCCCTAGAGATTACTTGATTCAAGTACATTAG
- the ung gene encoding uracil-DNA glycosylase — protein sequence MQNAFTIDQLPLSWQEQLENEWSQPYMHKLREFLQTEYSRTTVYPAKDNIFTALKSTPFDAVRVVVLGQDPYPGEGQAHGLSFSVPHGVRLPPSLMNIFRELQTDLGIKNTTGCLQPWADQGVLLLNTVLTVRAGAPFSHAGQGWERFTDAIVTKLIENRSHVIFVLWGNAARKKCDLLFRSTHKHAILAAAHPSPLAAHRGFFGCSHFSKINYLLKKLERPMINWKLP from the coding sequence ATGCAAAACGCCTTTACTATAGACCAGCTTCCTTTGTCTTGGCAAGAGCAGCTTGAAAATGAATGGTCTCAGCCTTACATGCATAAGCTTAGGGAATTTTTACAAACCGAGTATTCTCGGACAACAGTTTATCCCGCAAAAGACAATATCTTTACTGCATTAAAAAGCACACCTTTTGATGCTGTGCGTGTTGTTGTTCTCGGTCAGGATCCCTATCCTGGAGAAGGACAAGCTCACGGACTAAGCTTTAGCGTGCCTCATGGTGTACGCTTACCCCCATCTCTAATGAATATTTTTCGTGAATTGCAAACAGATTTAGGAATAAAAAATACGACGGGATGTTTGCAGCCTTGGGCAGATCAAGGTGTCTTATTATTAAATACTGTATTGACTGTACGTGCGGGAGCTCCTTTTTCTCATGCTGGTCAAGGATGGGAGCGGTTTACCGATGCTATTGTTACCAAACTTATAGAAAATCGATCACACGTGATTTTTGTCTTATGGGGGAATGCTGCAAGAAAAAAATGTGACTTACTGTTCCGTTCTACTCATAAACATGCCATTTTAGCAGCTGCTCATCCTTCTCCTTTAGCAGCGCACCGCGGCTTTTTTGGTTGTTCTCACTTTTCAAAAATTAACTACCTGCTTAAAAAGCTGGAAAGGCCCATGATTAATTGGAAGCTCCCATGA
- the rdgB gene encoding RdgB/HAM1 family non-canonical purine NTP pyrophosphatase, protein MKIVIASSHGYKIRETKTFLKQLGSFDIFSLADFPDYYAPKEIGSLPEDNALAKGLHAAKELNSWVIADDTMLMVPALNGLPGKFSATFAGEDACDKDHRKKLLQEMQSLESIVDRSAYFECCVVLASPEGKFFKSRGICEGYISNHEKGSSGFGYDSLFLKYDYKQTFAELSEDVKNQVSHRAKALQKLTPYLQDLLEKHLVSRN, encoded by the coding sequence ATGAAGATAGTCATTGCTAGCTCCCACGGGTACAAAATACGAGAAACTAAGACTTTTTTAAAACAGTTAGGAAGTTTCGATATTTTCTCGTTAGCCGACTTCCCTGACTACTACGCCCCTAAAGAAATCGGCAGTCTCCCTGAAGACAATGCCCTGGCAAAAGGTTTACATGCAGCAAAAGAACTAAATTCTTGGGTAATCGCTGATGACACCATGCTTATGGTTCCTGCATTAAATGGTCTGCCCGGTAAATTTTCAGCCACTTTTGCTGGCGAAGATGCTTGTGATAAAGACCACAGAAAAAAACTTTTGCAAGAGATGCAATCCCTAGAAAGCATTGTAGACCGTTCTGCGTATTTTGAATGTTGTGTAGTTCTTGCTTCTCCAGAAGGCAAATTTTTTAAGTCTCGAGGAATTTGCGAAGGCTATATTAGCAATCACGAAAAAGGATCCTCTGGGTTTGGCTACGATTCACTATTTTTAAAATATGATTACAAGCAAACTTTTGCAGAACTCTCTGAAGATGTAAAAAACCAGGTCTCGCATAGAGCAAAGGCTTTGCAAAAGCTCACTCCTTATTTACAAGACCTGTTGGAAAAACATCTAGTCTCTAGGAACTAG
- a CDS encoding DUF1343 domain-containing protein, whose translation MRVIRSFLILLCLFPYLGFAHVSVGLDRIFSEESYLSWIRGKKVTLISHNAAINHEGKDALSVFQEHNDVCFLNTLCTLEHGYYGTAPAETPGFAPAIPGGRAVSLYGVKDIPENAVQGSDVLVYDVQDIGVRSYTFVVSLLHLVRAAQKYKKTLIILDRPNPMGGKIIDGPMPTSQTDYVPEIPYCYGMTPGELALFYKAKYAPYAQVLVVPMRGWKRSMTFSQTGLRWVPTSPQIPDAQTTFFYATTGIIGALSISSIGIGYTLPFRVIGAPWMNGHLVAKKLNEARLPGIIFYPFCYEPFFGKYKMELCSGVLLMLEKPEAFLPVETQCTILGILKTLYPKQVENAFNALDKIPLRRTSIYRCLGEEKFLHICQNEQYIIWPLKKLCLDGRTKFQNIRKPFLISDYCDEE comes from the coding sequence ATGAGAGTTATACGCTCGTTTTTAATTTTATTATGTTTGTTTCCTTATCTAGGATTCGCTCACGTATCTGTGGGGTTAGATCGTATTTTCAGTGAAGAGTCTTATCTTTCTTGGATTCGTGGTAAAAAGGTCACATTAATTTCTCATAATGCAGCTATTAATCATGAGGGAAAGGATGCCCTCTCTGTTTTTCAAGAACATAACGACGTATGTTTTTTGAATACTCTTTGTACTTTAGAACATGGGTATTATGGTACGGCTCCTGCTGAAACCCCCGGATTTGCTCCCGCCATTCCGGGAGGGCGTGCGGTATCCTTATACGGAGTTAAAGACATTCCTGAGAACGCTGTCCAGGGGAGTGATGTTTTAGTATACGATGTGCAAGATATTGGAGTACGTTCCTATACTTTTGTTGTTTCATTACTACATCTTGTTCGTGCTGCACAAAAGTATAAAAAAACCCTCATCATATTAGATCGTCCTAATCCTATGGGAGGCAAAATCATTGATGGCCCCATGCCGACGTCTCAAACGGATTATGTACCAGAAATTCCTTATTGCTATGGCATGACTCCCGGAGAATTAGCGCTTTTTTATAAAGCAAAATACGCGCCATATGCCCAGGTTTTAGTTGTGCCTATGCGGGGCTGGAAACGCTCCATGACTTTTTCTCAAACAGGATTAAGGTGGGTTCCTACAAGCCCGCAGATTCCCGATGCACAAACTACTTTTTTTTATGCCACAACAGGAATTATAGGAGCTCTATCTATATCCAGTATTGGTATAGGGTATACTCTTCCTTTTAGAGTAATTGGAGCTCCTTGGATGAATGGACATCTTGTTGCAAAAAAGTTAAATGAAGCCCGGTTGCCTGGGATCATCTTCTATCCTTTTTGTTACGAGCCTTTTTTTGGTAAGTATAAAATGGAATTATGTTCGGGTGTTTTACTTATGCTAGAAAAACCAGAGGCGTTTCTTCCAGTGGAAACACAATGTACAATTTTGGGGATTCTAAAAACTCTATATCCTAAACAGGTAGAGAACGCATTCAATGCTTTGGACAAAATTCCTTTGCGAAGAACTTCTATATATCGTTGTCTAGGAGAAGAGAAGTTTCTTCATATTTGCCAAAATGAGCAGTATATTATCTGGCCGTTAAAAAAATTGTGCCTCGATGGAAGAACAAAATTTCAAAATATACGCAAGCCTTTCTTAATATCTGATTATTGCGACGAAGAGTAA
- a CDS encoding molecular chaperone GroEL: MSKIFKNRLEGLSALNRGVRALAKAVTTTLGPQGSHVVIKKDHSPPYVTKHGASIAKEISLADAFENTGLKFAGEVALQTDLQVGDGSTTAVILTDALFSSGLKGVAVGLDPLEIKQGIHLAGEMLDKELTKLAVKRKPAEDSFHIATTSANNDPAIGKIISDAIAAVGVEGVFSIKLGTGEETTLEASSHVGFNSGYLSPYFVTHPETMEVIYEDASILLCNQKLSCLNQSFIHFLDQTFQTSRAPLIIIAEDFDPQLLSILIVNKLRANLPVCAIKAPGFGERRREILEDIAILTGATLVGDLLGLSLDESNLDALGHVGKIIIGQDTTVLSEGKGDRESIDRRIDYLRQAIIHSSSEMDTQDLERRLARFVGGMAQIYIGASSEREFKEKKARLEGVLKATRAAFKEGCLPGGGSALARVVSIVKIPDQLPKGVMFGCKCMLQSAEAPLRVIATNCGKAPESVVDTVLSHADPCFGYNCITDTFENLIASGVCDALSVIKFILKRSISIACLLLTSSFVIVESSEGTQDSQHPDSPLSDDC; encoded by the coding sequence GTGTCTAAAATATTTAAGAATCGATTAGAAGGACTTAGCGCATTAAATCGAGGCGTGAGAGCTTTAGCTAAGGCCGTTACCACAACTTTAGGGCCTCAAGGCTCCCATGTTGTTATCAAAAAAGATCACTCCCCTCCCTATGTTACAAAACATGGTGCTTCAATAGCTAAGGAGATCTCTTTAGCAGATGCTTTTGAAAATACTGGTTTAAAATTTGCCGGTGAAGTTGCTTTACAAACAGACTTGCAGGTAGGAGACGGATCTACCACAGCTGTGATATTGACAGATGCTTTATTCTCTTCGGGGCTCAAAGGTGTTGCTGTTGGATTGGATCCCTTAGAGATAAAACAGGGAATTCATCTTGCCGGAGAAATGTTAGATAAAGAGCTTACTAAGCTTGCGGTTAAAAGGAAGCCAGCTGAAGACTCTTTTCATATAGCCACTACCTCAGCCAACAATGACCCGGCTATTGGCAAAATTATATCCGATGCCATAGCAGCTGTTGGTGTGGAGGGCGTATTCTCTATAAAATTGGGAACGGGAGAAGAAACCACTCTAGAGGCTTCGTCTCATGTAGGGTTTAATTCAGGATACTTATCTCCGTACTTCGTAACGCATCCAGAGACTATGGAAGTCATCTATGAGGATGCTTCTATTTTATTGTGTAATCAGAAACTATCCTGTTTGAATCAATCGTTTATTCATTTTTTAGACCAAACTTTTCAGACGAGTCGAGCTCCTCTAATTATTATTGCTGAGGATTTTGATCCTCAGCTTCTATCTATATTAATAGTGAACAAACTTAGGGCAAATCTTCCCGTATGTGCGATAAAAGCCCCAGGATTCGGTGAACGGCGTAGAGAGATTTTAGAAGACATCGCTATTTTAACAGGAGCCACTCTTGTTGGTGATCTGTTGGGACTTTCCTTAGATGAGAGTAATTTAGATGCTCTTGGGCACGTAGGGAAAATTATCATAGGGCAGGACACAACTGTTTTATCCGAAGGGAAAGGCGATCGGGAAAGCATAGATCGTCGTATCGATTACTTGCGGCAGGCAATTATTCATAGTTCGTCTGAGATGGATACTCAGGACTTGGAAAGGCGCTTGGCGAGGTTTGTCGGAGGAATGGCTCAAATATACATAGGAGCTTCATCAGAAAGAGAATTTAAAGAGAAGAAAGCTCGCTTAGAAGGTGTTTTAAAAGCGACTAGAGCCGCATTTAAAGAAGGTTGTCTCCCAGGGGGAGGCTCTGCTTTAGCTCGCGTAGTGTCTATTGTAAAAATCCCCGATCAACTACCTAAGGGGGTAATGTTTGGCTGTAAGTGCATGCTTCAATCTGCAGAAGCACCTCTTAGAGTTATAGCAACAAATTGTGGAAAAGCTCCTGAAAGTGTGGTAGATACGGTTCTGTCACATGCAGATCCTTGTTTTGGATATAATTGTATTACCGATACTTTTGAAAATTTAATTGCTTCGGGAGTGTGTGACGCGCTCTCAGTGATTAAATTTATTTTGAAACGTTCGATTTCCATTGCTTGCTTATTGTTGACCAGTTCATTTGTTATCGTAGAATCTTCTGAAGGCACGCAAGACTCTCAACACCCAGATTCCCCTCTTTCCGATGATTGTTAA